One Gossypium hirsutum isolate 1008001.06 chromosome A11, Gossypium_hirsutum_v2.1, whole genome shotgun sequence genomic window carries:
- the LOC107887186 gene encoding probable protein phosphatase 2C 34 isoform X1 produces MSQFSSMFNGLARSFSIRRGKNPGNGDGREAAEAMAKDAKKNDLILRSSGFVNIDGSNNFASVFSKRGRKGVNQDCTIVWEEFGCQADMLFCGIFDGHGPWGHFVAKRVRESMPSSLLCNWQETLAQASLDPDFDLESDKKHHRFHIWKHSYLQTCAIVDRELEHCRKIDSLYSGTTALTIVRQGDLIYVANIGDSRAVLATTSDDGNLVPIQLTVDFKPNLPPEEAERITQCKGRVFCLHDEPGVHRVWLPDEESPGLAMSRAFGDYCIKDYGLISVPEVTQRHITSRDQFVVLATDGVWDVISNEEAIRIVSSTPDKAKAAKHLVESAARAWKKKRKGIAMDDISAICLFFHSIPLSIT; encoded by the exons ATGAGTCAGTTTTCCTCCATGTTCAATGGATTAGCAAGGTCATTTTCTATAAGAAGAGGGAAAAATCCAGGGAATGGTGATGGAAGAGAAGCTGCAGAGGCCATGGCAAAGGATGCCAAGAAAAATGACCTGATTTTAAGGTCATCTGGTTTTGTAAACATTGATGGTTCCAACAATTTTGCCTCAGTTTTCTCCAAAAGGGGCAGAAAAGGAGTGAACCAGGATTGTACTATTGTATGGGAG GAATTTGGATGTCAAGCAGACATGCTGTTTTGCGGCATCTTCGATGGTCACGGACCGTGGGGTCATTTTGTTGCGAAAAGGGTCCGAGAATCGATGCCGTCGTCCTTGCTTTGTAATTGGCAAGAGACTCTAGCTCAGGCATCGCTCGACCCGGATTTCGATTTAGAATCAGATAAAAAGCATCACAGGTTTCATATATGGAAGCATTCTTATCTGCAGACTTGCGCCATTGTCGATCGTGAGCTTGAGCATTGTAGGAAGATCGATTCCCTTTATAGCGGAACGACTGCCTTGACAATTGTTAGACAG GGTGACCTCATATATGTAGCCAACATTGGTGACTCTCGGGCTGTTTTGGCTACAACTTCAGATGATGGAAATTTGGTTCCCATTCAGCTCACTGTCGATTTCAAGCCGAATTTACCTC CAGAGGAGGCTGAGCGGATAACTCAATGCAAAGGTCGGGTATTCTGTTTGCATGATGAGCCAGGGGTTCACAGGGTTTGGCTGCCCGATGAGGAGTCGCCAGGACTAGCTATGTCTCGAGCTTTCGGAGATTACTGCATTAAGGATTATGGACTTATTTCCGTCCCCGAAGTCACGCAAAGACATATAACCAGTAGAGACCAGTTTGTTGTTCTCGCAACCGATGGC GTATGGGATGTTATTTCGAACGAAGAAGCGATTCGGATAGTATCTTCGACACCGGACAAGGCAAAAGCCGCAAAGCATCTGGTCGAGAGTGCAGCCCGGGCATggaaaaagaagaggaaaggCATTGCAATGGATGATATTTCCGCCATTTGCCTATTCTTCCATTCAATTCCATTATCTATAACGTGA
- the LOC107887186 gene encoding probable protein phosphatase 2C 73 isoform X2, with the protein MSQFSSMFNGLARSFSIRRGKNPGNGDGREAAEAMAKDAKKNDLILRSSGFVNIDGSNNFASVFSKRGRKGVNQDCTIVWEEFGCQADMLFCGIFDGHGPWGHFVAKRVRESMPSSLLCNWQETLAQASLDPDFDLESDKKHHRFHIWKHSYLQTCAIVDRELEHCRKIDSLYSGTTALTIVRQGDLIYVANIGDSRAVLATTSDDGNLVPIQLTVDFKPNLPQEAERITQCKGRVFCLHDEPGVHRVWLPDEESPGLAMSRAFGDYCIKDYGLISVPEVTQRHITSRDQFVVLATDGVWDVISNEEAIRIVSSTPDKAKAAKHLVESAARAWKKKRKGIAMDDISAICLFFHSIPLSIT; encoded by the exons ATGAGTCAGTTTTCCTCCATGTTCAATGGATTAGCAAGGTCATTTTCTATAAGAAGAGGGAAAAATCCAGGGAATGGTGATGGAAGAGAAGCTGCAGAGGCCATGGCAAAGGATGCCAAGAAAAATGACCTGATTTTAAGGTCATCTGGTTTTGTAAACATTGATGGTTCCAACAATTTTGCCTCAGTTTTCTCCAAAAGGGGCAGAAAAGGAGTGAACCAGGATTGTACTATTGTATGGGAG GAATTTGGATGTCAAGCAGACATGCTGTTTTGCGGCATCTTCGATGGTCACGGACCGTGGGGTCATTTTGTTGCGAAAAGGGTCCGAGAATCGATGCCGTCGTCCTTGCTTTGTAATTGGCAAGAGACTCTAGCTCAGGCATCGCTCGACCCGGATTTCGATTTAGAATCAGATAAAAAGCATCACAGGTTTCATATATGGAAGCATTCTTATCTGCAGACTTGCGCCATTGTCGATCGTGAGCTTGAGCATTGTAGGAAGATCGATTCCCTTTATAGCGGAACGACTGCCTTGACAATTGTTAGACAG GGTGACCTCATATATGTAGCCAACATTGGTGACTCTCGGGCTGTTTTGGCTACAACTTCAGATGATGGAAATTTGGTTCCCATTCAGCTCACTGTCGATTTCAAGCCGAATTTACCTC AGGAGGCTGAGCGGATAACTCAATGCAAAGGTCGGGTATTCTGTTTGCATGATGAGCCAGGGGTTCACAGGGTTTGGCTGCCCGATGAGGAGTCGCCAGGACTAGCTATGTCTCGAGCTTTCGGAGATTACTGCATTAAGGATTATGGACTTATTTCCGTCCCCGAAGTCACGCAAAGACATATAACCAGTAGAGACCAGTTTGTTGTTCTCGCAACCGATGGC GTATGGGATGTTATTTCGAACGAAGAAGCGATTCGGATAGTATCTTCGACACCGGACAAGGCAAAAGCCGCAAAGCATCTGGTCGAGAGTGCAGCCCGGGCATggaaaaagaagaggaaaggCATTGCAATGGATGATATTTCCGCCATTTGCCTATTCTTCCATTCAATTCCATTATCTATAACGTGA
- the LOC107887186 gene encoding probable protein phosphatase 2C 73 isoform X4, whose amino-acid sequence MSQFSSMFNGLARSFSIRRGKNPGNGDGREAAEAMAKDAKKNDLILRSSGFVNIDGSNNFASVFSKRGRKGVNQDCTIVWEEFGCQADMLFCGIFDGHGPWGHFVAKRVRESMPSSLLCNWQETLAQASLDPDFDLESDKKHHRFHIWKHSYLQTCAIVDRELEHCRKIDSLYSGTTALTIVRQGDLIYVANIGDSRAVLATTSDDGNLVPIQLTVDFKPNLPQEAERITQCKGRVFCLHDEPGVHRVWLPDEESPGLAMSRAFGDYCIKDYGLISVPEVTQRHITSRDQFVVLATDGVCDKNATESCYSNSKVETLEACLN is encoded by the exons ATGAGTCAGTTTTCCTCCATGTTCAATGGATTAGCAAGGTCATTTTCTATAAGAAGAGGGAAAAATCCAGGGAATGGTGATGGAAGAGAAGCTGCAGAGGCCATGGCAAAGGATGCCAAGAAAAATGACCTGATTTTAAGGTCATCTGGTTTTGTAAACATTGATGGTTCCAACAATTTTGCCTCAGTTTTCTCCAAAAGGGGCAGAAAAGGAGTGAACCAGGATTGTACTATTGTATGGGAG GAATTTGGATGTCAAGCAGACATGCTGTTTTGCGGCATCTTCGATGGTCACGGACCGTGGGGTCATTTTGTTGCGAAAAGGGTCCGAGAATCGATGCCGTCGTCCTTGCTTTGTAATTGGCAAGAGACTCTAGCTCAGGCATCGCTCGACCCGGATTTCGATTTAGAATCAGATAAAAAGCATCACAGGTTTCATATATGGAAGCATTCTTATCTGCAGACTTGCGCCATTGTCGATCGTGAGCTTGAGCATTGTAGGAAGATCGATTCCCTTTATAGCGGAACGACTGCCTTGACAATTGTTAGACAG GGTGACCTCATATATGTAGCCAACATTGGTGACTCTCGGGCTGTTTTGGCTACAACTTCAGATGATGGAAATTTGGTTCCCATTCAGCTCACTGTCGATTTCAAGCCGAATTTACCTC AGGAGGCTGAGCGGATAACTCAATGCAAAGGTCGGGTATTCTGTTTGCATGATGAGCCAGGGGTTCACAGGGTTTGGCTGCCCGATGAGGAGTCGCCAGGACTAGCTATGTCTCGAGCTTTCGGAGATTACTGCATTAAGGATTATGGACTTATTTCCGTCCCCGAAGTCACGCAAAGACATATAACCAGTAGAGACCAGTTTGTTGTTCTCGCAACCGATGGCGTATGTGATAAAAACGCGACCGAATCTTGTTACTCGAATTCGAAAGTGGAGACACTCGAAGCGTGCTTAAATTAA
- the LOC107887186 gene encoding probable protein phosphatase 2C 73 isoform X3, with amino-acid sequence MSQFSSMFNGLARSFSIRRGKNPGNGDGREAAEAMAKDAKKNDLILRSSGFVNIDGSNNFASVFSKRGRKGVNQDCTIVWEEFGCQADMLFCGIFDGHGPWGHFVAKRVRESMPSSLLCNWQETLAQASLDPDFDLESDKKHHRFHIWKHSYLQTCAIVDRELEHCRKIDSLYSGTTALTIVRQGDLIYVANIGDSRAVLATTSDDGNLVPIQLTVDFKPNLPPEEAERITQCKGRVFCLHDEPGVHRVWLPDEESPGLAMSRAFGDYCIKDYGLISVPEVTQRHITSRDQFVVLATDGVCDKNATESCYSNSKVETLEACLN; translated from the exons ATGAGTCAGTTTTCCTCCATGTTCAATGGATTAGCAAGGTCATTTTCTATAAGAAGAGGGAAAAATCCAGGGAATGGTGATGGAAGAGAAGCTGCAGAGGCCATGGCAAAGGATGCCAAGAAAAATGACCTGATTTTAAGGTCATCTGGTTTTGTAAACATTGATGGTTCCAACAATTTTGCCTCAGTTTTCTCCAAAAGGGGCAGAAAAGGAGTGAACCAGGATTGTACTATTGTATGGGAG GAATTTGGATGTCAAGCAGACATGCTGTTTTGCGGCATCTTCGATGGTCACGGACCGTGGGGTCATTTTGTTGCGAAAAGGGTCCGAGAATCGATGCCGTCGTCCTTGCTTTGTAATTGGCAAGAGACTCTAGCTCAGGCATCGCTCGACCCGGATTTCGATTTAGAATCAGATAAAAAGCATCACAGGTTTCATATATGGAAGCATTCTTATCTGCAGACTTGCGCCATTGTCGATCGTGAGCTTGAGCATTGTAGGAAGATCGATTCCCTTTATAGCGGAACGACTGCCTTGACAATTGTTAGACAG GGTGACCTCATATATGTAGCCAACATTGGTGACTCTCGGGCTGTTTTGGCTACAACTTCAGATGATGGAAATTTGGTTCCCATTCAGCTCACTGTCGATTTCAAGCCGAATTTACCTC CAGAGGAGGCTGAGCGGATAACTCAATGCAAAGGTCGGGTATTCTGTTTGCATGATGAGCCAGGGGTTCACAGGGTTTGGCTGCCCGATGAGGAGTCGCCAGGACTAGCTATGTCTCGAGCTTTCGGAGATTACTGCATTAAGGATTATGGACTTATTTCCGTCCCCGAAGTCACGCAAAGACATATAACCAGTAGAGACCAGTTTGTTGTTCTCGCAACCGATGGCGTATGTGATAAAAACGCGACCGAATCTTGTTACTCGAATTCGAAAGTGGAGACACTCGAAGCGTGCTTAAATTAA